The DNA region GGGAGTGCGCGTGTAGCCATCGTCGGTTTTCAGTATTTGTAGCTTCTTGTGCTTCGGAAACAACACAAGTATCGGGGTTGTCTGAATTGGCGCAAACAATTCGCGATTTGTGGACGGAGGCACtgaaggtgttgttgatattTAAGTCGATGGATGCATTAAAGGTGACCTGAAATTTGGAGGCgccaaacaccaaacaccagaATCCTACGCGCCACCCCTAGGCGTGTGGCTAGCCATTGGTCAGGGCGCCTCATCCCGCCAGCCCCACCAGTTACGCAACAGCTTCCCCTGACCAAGGTCaactccaccatcatccaaccAGCAACTCCAGTCAGTACTAGGTATCATCTTCGTTAACTCTAGCGGTAGTAGAGAGCTACTCCTACCGTacaaacatcaacaccatgtcGGCCCCCGAAGTCCACCACCTTTTCCACAATCCCATTGCGGATCACTCGTTCTCAGCTGACCGCCAAACGCTGGCCATTGCGCGCGACACCACTGTCGAGCTCTACGGAAGGGTCGGGAATAGCTTCAAACTCAAGGATGAGCTCAAGGGCCACGACAAGACTGTGACCAGCATTGATATTGCCCCCAACTCAGGACGCATTGTTACCTGCTCTCAGGGCAAGTTACTTGACCATCTCCGACAACAACTCCAACTGACCTCTCACGCACAGATCGCAATGCCCTTGTGTGGGAACCTACCCCCCAAGGCTATAAGCCGaccctcgtcctcctgcGCATCAACCGAGCTGCCACCTTTGTACGCTGGTCGCCGAACGAGACCAAGTTTGCGGTTGGATCTGGTGACAGACTGATCGCGATCTGCTATTTCGAGGAGGAAAATGACTGGTGGGTCTCGAAGCACTTGAAGAAGCCAATTCGCAGTACCATCACCACTGTCGCATGGCATCCCAATTCGGTCCTTCTTGCCGCTGGCTCTACCGATGCCCATGCGCGCGTCTTGTCCAGCTTCATCAAGGGCGTCGACGCCAGGCCAGAGCCCACCGCCTGGGGTGAGAGATTGcccttcaacaccatctgTGGCGAGTACTTGAACAATTCGGCTGGTTGGATTCACTCTGTGGCTTTCTCCCCCAGCGGAGATGCTCTTGCCTTTGCCGCGCatgacagcagcatcactGTTGTGTATCCAAGCGCCCCTGAGCAGCCGCCCAGGGCTGTtgtcaccatcaacacacaGCTGCTCCCCTTTATGAGCATCATCTGGAATGGAGAGGCTGAGATCATTGCCGCCGGATATGACTGCGAGGCTTTCCGGTTCAAGGGTGGTCTTAATGGCTGGCAGCTGAGCGGAACGATTGAGGCCAAGAGCCGCCCTGGTCTTGGTGATGCCCGGGAAGAGTCCGCGCTCAACATGTTCAAGCAGATGGATCTGAAGGGCAAGGTCAAAGATGACACCCAGCTCAAGACAGTCCATCAAAACACCGTCACAATGCTGCGTCCCTACGAAACTTCTGGTGATGTCGTTGCTAAG from Podospora pseudoanserina strain CBS 124.78 chromosome 1, whole genome shotgun sequence includes:
- the arc1 gene encoding ARP2/3 actin-organizing complex subunit Sop2 (EggNog:ENOG503NU7A; BUSCO:EOG09262VPD; COG:Z), translated to MSAPEVHHLFHNPIADHSFSADRQTLAIARDTTVELYGRVGNSFKLKDELKGHDKTVTSIDIAPNSGRIVTCSQDRNALVWEPTPQGYKPTLVLLRINRAATFVRWSPNETKFAVGSGDRLIAICYFEEENDWWVSKHLKKPIRSTITTVAWHPNSVLLAAGSTDAHARVLSSFIKGVDARPEPTAWGERLPFNTICGEYLNNSAGWIHSVAFSPSGDALAFAAHDSSITVVYPSAPEQPPRAVVTINTQLLPFMSIIWNGEAEIIAAGYDCEAFRFKGGLNGWQLSGTIEAKSRPGLGDAREESALNMFKQMDLKGKVKDDTQLKTVHQNTVTMLRPYETSGDVVAKFSSSGVDGRLVIWNV